A single region of the Arthrobacter sp. V1I7 genome encodes:
- a CDS encoding aldose 1-epimerase family protein, whose amino-acid sequence MVETSPHAANASAAGTHGTGSSTRRYASGRQYELRRGDALAVVTELAAGLRLYSRGGTQLTESYGDAQIPPGATGITLAPWANRVEDGVWHLNGKKQQLDITEVSRNNASHGLLRNASYGLVDESQFSVTLEAVIFPQHGYPFLLRHRVRYELAEDLGLVVRQTLVNDSPTPAPCVLGAHPYLRLGEVPSEELTLTIGAGRRLVTDARLIPRSSEPVNGDFDLRGGRQIAGLDIDSAYTDLEFDGGLARHTLRAPDGPSVSLWQDENCRYVHVFVSTEFPERTKAVAIEPMTGPANAFNSGDGLRWLAPGEEFGMSWGISAALESGVSHPGATGES is encoded by the coding sequence ATGGTTGAGACGAGCCCCCATGCCGCGAACGCTTCCGCGGCGGGCACCCACGGTACCGGGAGCTCCACGCGGCGCTATGCCTCGGGCCGGCAGTACGAGCTCCGGCGCGGTGACGCGCTCGCCGTCGTGACGGAACTGGCCGCCGGCCTCCGGCTCTACAGCCGCGGCGGCACCCAGCTGACCGAAAGCTACGGCGATGCGCAGATCCCGCCAGGGGCCACCGGGATCACCCTGGCCCCCTGGGCCAACCGGGTGGAGGACGGCGTCTGGCACCTGAACGGCAAGAAGCAGCAGCTCGACATCACCGAGGTGTCCCGCAACAACGCCAGCCACGGACTGCTGCGCAACGCCTCCTACGGGCTGGTGGATGAGTCGCAGTTCTCAGTCACGCTGGAAGCAGTGATTTTCCCGCAGCACGGCTATCCCTTCCTGCTGCGCCACCGGGTCCGCTACGAACTGGCAGAGGATCTGGGGCTGGTGGTCCGGCAGACCCTGGTCAACGACTCCCCGACACCCGCTCCCTGCGTCCTTGGCGCCCACCCCTACTTGCGGCTGGGCGAGGTGCCCAGCGAGGAGCTCACCCTGACGATCGGCGCCGGCAGGAGGCTCGTAACCGATGCCCGGCTCATTCCGCGCAGCAGCGAACCGGTCAACGGCGACTTCGACCTGCGCGGCGGCCGGCAGATCGCCGGGCTGGATATCGACTCCGCCTACACCGACCTGGAGTTCGACGGCGGCCTCGCCCGGCACACGCTGCGCGCTCCGGACGGGCCCAGCGTGAGTCTCTGGCAGGACGAAAACTGCCGCTACGTCCACGTCTTCGTCAGCACCGAGTTCCCGGAGCGGACCAAGGCCGTGGCGATTGAACCCATGACCGGGCCGGCCAACGCCTTCAACAGCGGAGACGGCCTGCGCTGGCTGGCGCCGGGGGAGGAATTCGGGATGAGCTGGGGCATCAGCGCGGCGCTGGAAAGCGGGGTTTCCCATCCGGGCGCGACTGGTGAATCATGA